A part of Lutra lutra chromosome 2, mLutLut1.2, whole genome shotgun sequence genomic DNA contains:
- the CLDN23 gene encoding claudin-23 has protein sequence MRTPAVMTLGMVLAPCGLLLNLTATLAPGWRLVKGFLNQPVDVELYQGLWDMCREQSSRERQCNQPDPWGYFDAQPVLVARALMVTSLATTALGLLLASLGVRCWQEEPRFALAGLSGAVLFAAGLLSLIPVSWYNHFLADRSVLPADASPVTLHVSYSLVLGYLGSCLLLLGGFSLALSFAPWCEERCRRRRKEPAGGPRRPSISTVHVGWPEPALPPAIKYYSDGQHQPRPANPGAARQPKAGFPMPRPQPQPGAYTNQIDVLRGEDARSPRDSLGSTWSSHASLPCDSDL, from the coding sequence ATGCGGACGCCGGCGGTGATGACGCTGGGCATGGTGCTGGCGCCCTGCGGGCTGCTGCTCAACCTGACGGCCACGCTGGCGCCCGGCTGGCGGCTGGTGAAGGGCTTCCTCAACCAGCCTGTGGACGTGGAGCTGTACCAGGGCCTGTGGGACATGTGCCGCGAGCAGAGCAGCCGCGAGCGCCAGTGCAACCAGCCGGACCCGTGGGGCTACTTCGACGCCCAGCCGGTGCTCGTGGCGCGGGCCCTCATGGTCACGTCGCTGGCCACCACggccctggggctgctgctggcgTCGCTGGGCGTGCGCTGCTGGCAGGAGGAGCCGCGCTTCGCGCTGGCCGGCCTCTCGGGCGCGGTGCTCTTCGCCGCCGGCCTGCTCAGCCTCATCCCGGTCTCCTGGTACAACCACTTCTTGGCGGACCGCAGCGTCCTGCCCGCCGACGCCAGCCCGGTCACGCTGCACGTCAGCTACAGCCTGGTGCTGGGCTACCTGGGCAgctgcctgctgctgctgggcGGCTTCTCGCTGGCGCTCAGCTTCGCGCCCTGGTGTGAGGagcgctgccgccgccgccgcaagGAGCCCGCGGGCGGCCCGCGCCGGCCCAGCATCAGCACGGTGCACGTCGGCTGGCCCGAGCCCGCGCTGCCGCCCGCCATCAAGTACTACAGCGACGGCCAGCACCAGCCGCGGCCGGCCAACCCCGGCGCCGCCCGCCAGCCCAAGGCCGGCTTCCCCATGCCGCGGCCGCAGCCGCAGCCCGGCGCCTACACCAACCAGATAGACGTGCTCCGCGGGGAGGACGCCCGCTCCCCCCGCGACTCCTTGGGCAGCACCTGGTCCAGCCACGCCTCGCTGCCCTGTGACTCCGACCTGTAG